One Vicugna pacos chromosome X, VicPac4, whole genome shotgun sequence DNA window includes the following coding sequences:
- the LOC140691846 gene encoding melanoma-associated antigen 8-like translates to MTGGASGGLRGESQLLPRLKVHRRPSTSRRAPVRPRAPLERRPARGSPFVTPSLAPLGCPTPLIVPPVEMSELRKAAEDLQDPRDSRGLMDVQQMEAEREGGASPWSSSSSVSSSYSACAVSLLHDAAPSMVTDLVGFLLLKYHRKQPTTRAEMLSIFLREYQDHFPAVFSQASEYMQLVFGVDVKEVDPGGHWYVLVPTLGLTCDGMLGDGQSMPKNGLLVMLLCMIHLEGERLPEEEVWGALSKLGLRAGREHFIYGEPRELITKVWVQEGYLEYRQVANSDPARFEFLWGPRAHAEISNLQVLEHLHRASRRGPSSFPSLSDEAASDEEEEA, encoded by the exons ATGACGGGCGGGGCCTCAGGCGGGCTGAGGGGggaatctcagctcctgccaAGACTCAAG GTTCACAGACGACCGTCCACCAGCaggagagcccctgtgaggccgagggcacccctggagaggagacca gcccgtgggtccccatTTGTCACCCCTTCCCTCGCTCCTCTCGGCTGCCCGACACCACTCATCGTGCCTCCCGTTGAGATGAGTGAGCTCCGCAAGGCTGCGGAAGACCTTCAGGACCCGAGAGACTCCCGGGGCCTGATGGATGTTCAGCAGATGGAGGCTGAGCGGGAGGGGGGCGCATCCccctggtcctcctcctcctcagtctcctcttcctactctgccTGTGCCGTGTCCCTGCTCCATGATGCAGCGCCTTCGATGGTGACTGACCTGGTGGGTTTCCTGCTCCTCAAGTATCACCGGAAGCAGCCGACCACCAGGGCAGAAATGCTGAGTATCTTCCTCAGAGAataccaggaccacttccctgcgGTCTTCAGCCAGGCCTCTGAGTACATGCAGCTGGtgtttggggtggatgtgaaggaggtggatcCCGGGGGCCACTGgtatgtcctggtccccaccctgggcctcacctgtgATGGGATGCTGGGCGATGGGCAGAGCATGCCCAAGAACGGCCTCCTGGTGATGCTCCTTTGCATGATCCACCTGGAGGGAGAGCGCCTCCCTGAGGAGGAGGTGTGGGGAGCACTGAGCAAGCTGGGGCTGcgtgctgggagggagcacttcatctacggggagcccagggagctcATCACCAaagtgtgggtgcaggaggggtacctggagtaccggcaggtggccaacagcgatcccgctcgctTCGAGTTCCTGTGGGGCCCCCGGGCCCACGCGGAGATCAGCAACTTGCAAGTCCTGGAGCATTTACACAGGGCCAGTAGACGGGGTCCCAGTTCCTTCCCATCCCTGTCAGATGAGGCTGCtagtgatgaggaagaggaggcctgA